Proteins from a single region of Hermetia illucens chromosome 3, iHerIll2.2.curated.20191125, whole genome shotgun sequence:
- the LOC119650866 gene encoding mitochondrial intermembrane space import and assembly protein 40-B, protein MSVQKQYGKDTVIFATKDDHATPSTVVLPPSEPATGLITPEGEINWNCPCLGGMATGPCGVEFRDAFSCFHYSEAEPKGSDCYDAFKTMQDCFAKYPTVYNKTTGDDGEDELDLDIASMANDQDNQTDADTANLLADEKSSSSMPPSLSSRENPSSDGKVDKAK, encoded by the exons ATGTCTGTTCAGAAACAATACGGAAAGGATACGGTGATTTTTGCGACCAAAGATGATCATGCCACACCCAGTACAGTAGTTTTACCGCCCTCGGAACCGGCGACAGGTCTTATTACGCCCGAGGGTGAGATCAATTGGAATTGTCCGTGTCTGGGTGGTATGGCAACAGGCCCGTGCGGTGTTGAGTTCAGAGACGCATTTTCATGTTTTCACTATAG TGAAGCGGAACCAAAAGGATCAGACTGTTACGATGCATTTAAAACAATGCAAGACTGTTTCGCCAAATACCCCACCGTCTACAATAAAACAACAGGCGATGATGGTGAAGATGAGTTAGATCTCGATATAGCAAGTATGGCCAACGATCAGGACAATCAAACCGATGCGGATACAGCAAATTTACTTGCCGATGAAAAGTCCTCTTCCAGCATGCCTCCATCACTGTCGTCAAGAGAAAATCCATCGTCAGATGGAAAAGTAGATAAAGCGAAATAG
- the LOC119650867 gene encoding ribonuclease P protein subunit p14-like isoform X1 has translation MTQYFYLDVSLELSEKSEPILPVYFKGSIQQSLLAVFGEIGGQTDIDLLKFDQETARGILRVPESHYVRLRAALTLISRFQDVPCRFRVHKVSPVLLSLISSHIDFD, from the exons ATGACCCAATATTTCTACTTAGATGTTTCATT GGAATTATCGGAAAAAAGCGAACCAATTTTACCGGTCTACTTTAAAGGAAGCATTCAACAATCACTGCTAGCAGTTTTCGGTGAAATTGGTGGTCAGACAGACATTGATTTACTGAAATTTGACCAAGAGACAGCTCGCGGCATTCTACGGGTACCTGAAAGTCATTACGTTCGACTGCGGGCGGCTCTAACGTTGATTTCCAGGTTTCAAGACGTCCCCTGCCGTTTTAGAGTACACAAAGTTTCACCAGTGCTACTGTCACTAATAAGCTCTCACATCGATTTCGACTAG
- the LOC119650867 gene encoding uncharacterized protein LOC119650867 isoform X2, with the protein MNLSGREKGELSEKSEPILPVYFKGSIQQSLLAVFGEIGGQTDIDLLKFDQETARGILRVPESHYVRLRAALTLISRFQDVPCRFRVHKVSPVLLSLISSHIDFD; encoded by the exons ATGAATTTAAGTGGAAGAGAAAAGGG GGAATTATCGGAAAAAAGCGAACCAATTTTACCGGTCTACTTTAAAGGAAGCATTCAACAATCACTGCTAGCAGTTTTCGGTGAAATTGGTGGTCAGACAGACATTGATTTACTGAAATTTGACCAAGAGACAGCTCGCGGCATTCTACGGGTACCTGAAAGTCATTACGTTCGACTGCGGGCGGCTCTAACGTTGATTTCCAGGTTTCAAGACGTCCCCTGCCGTTTTAGAGTACACAAAGTTTCACCAGTGCTACTGTCACTAATAAGCTCTCACATCGATTTCGACTAG
- the LOC119650865 gene encoding DNA repair protein RAD51 homolog A: protein MAAMERSLPVVTTVDQDEEDECGPQLINQLEGNGITSGDIKKLQEAGYHTVESVAFAPKKNLLAIKGISEAKADKILAEASKLVPMGFTTATEFHQKRSEIIQLTTGSKEFDKLLGGGIETGSITEIFGEFRTGKTQLCHTLAVTCQLPVSQSGGEGKCLYIDTEGTFRPERLLAVADRFKLSGQDVLDNVAYARAYNTDHQTQLLIQASAMMTESRYALLIVDSATALYRTDYTGRGELQARQAHLGRFLRMLLRLADEFGVAVVITNQVVAQVDGASMFAADPKKPIGGNIIAHASTTRLYLRKGRGETRICKIYDSPCLPESEAMFAINADGIGDAKE, encoded by the exons aTGGCCGCAATGGAACGATCCCTTCCGGTCGTCACGACCGTTGATCAGGACGAAGAGGACGAGTGTGGGCCGCAGTTGATCAATCAGCTGGAG GGAAATGGAATAACATCCGGAGATATAAAGAAACTCCAAGAGGCCGGCTACCACACTGTCGAGTCAGTAGCTTTTGCTCCAAAGAAGAATCTGCTGGCGATCAAAGGAATCTCGGAAGCTAAGGCCGACAAAATACTCGCGGAAGCTTCCAAACTTGTCCCGATGGGCTTCACAACTGCCACTGAATTCCATCAGAAACGATCGGAAATCATCCAGCTTACGACAGGTTCAAAAGAGTTTGACAAGCTGTTGGGCGGTGGGATAGAAACAGGGTCGATTACAGAGATATTTGGCGAATTTCGAACAGGAAAGACTCAGTTGTGCCACACTCTAGCCGTTACCTGCCAATTGCCTGTGAGCCAGAGTGGCGGCGAAGGAAAGTGCTTGTATATTGATACAGAAGGGACGTTTCGACCTGAGAGGTTACTCGCCGTGGCGGATCGGTTTAAGCTGTCGGGGCAAGATGTGTTAGATAATGTTGCATATGCCAGGGCCTACAATACGGACCATCAGACGCAGTTGTTGATACAGGCATCCGCGATGATGACGGAATCTAG ATATGCTTTATTAATAGTGGACAGTGCTACCGCCCTTTATCGCACTGATTACACTGGACGAGGCGAACTTCAAGCCCGGCAAGCCCATTTAGGTCGATTTCTTCGTATGCTCCTGCGTTTAGCCGACGAG TTCGGTGTAGCTGTTGTTATTACAAATCAAGTGGTAGCTCAAGTGGACGGTGCTTCTATGTTCGCGGCAGACCCCAAAAAACCAATTGGCGGTAACATTATAGCTCATGCATCTACAACGAGATTATACCTAAGAAAAGGACGTGGCGAGACGAGAATATGTAAAATCTACGACTCACCTTGTCTGCCCGAATCGGAAGCAATGTTTGCAATTAACGCTGATGGAATTGGTGACGCAAAAGAGTGA
- the LOC119650864 gene encoding NAD-dependent protein deacetylase Sirt2, whose translation MSGERKSKDKPSSSSEHDRQDDSDRSSENEMGFTLESVRNYLEKKLGFYKESEGKSSQSDDNEKVIEDLTFEGVANHWKKNGFKKIVTMVGAGISTSAGIPDFRSPGTGLYHNLEKYNLPHPTAIFEMDYFQDNPKPFFVLAKELYPGTFKPTPCHYFIRLLQDKGLLVRHYTQNIDTLERIAGVKDEKLVEAHGTFYTNHCLECRAEYSMEWMKEQIFADEIPTCTRCPGVVKPDIVFFGENLPNKFYEYPSRDFKDCDLLIIMGTSLEVQPFASLVERANSRCIRLLINREKVGSRHDVLSSWLLFSKGLLYDDGENKRDVAWIGDCDDGVYALAEAIGWGDELKELVAKEHARIDKMSKGHEEVSDEEVDQLAEQLGKLGKTEEEVSREIDIQSASSGAKSLKNADDKSK comes from the exons ATGAGTGGTGAACGTAAATCGAAAGATAAAC CCTCATCGTCAAGTGAGCATGATCGGCAGGATGACTCGGACAGAAGTTCCGAAAATGAAATGGGATTCACCCTGGAATCAGTACGAAATTACCTAGAAAAGAAACTTGGGTTTTATAAGGAGAGCGAGGGAAAATCTAGCCAAAGCGATGATAACGAAAAGGTAATCGAAGATCTTACATTTGAAGGTGTAGCAAATCATTGGAAGAAAAATGGATTCAAGAAGATTGTCACCATGGTAGGGGCTGGTATATCAACCT CTGCTGGTATACCTGATTTTCGTTCACCCGGCACGGGATTATACCATAATCTAGAAAAGTACAATCTACCACATCCAACAGCAATATTTGAAATGGATTACTTCCAGGACAACCCAAAACCGTTTTTCGTCCTCGCAAAAGAGCTATATCCCGGCACTTTCAAACCTACTCCTTGTCATTATTTTATCCGCTTACTTCAAGATAAAGGCCTCCTAGTACGACACTACACCCAAAATATCGACACTCTCGAACGAATCGCTGGTGTCAAAGACGAGAAGTTGGTTGAGGCTCACGGAACCTTTTATACAAATCATTGCCTTGAGTGTCGGGCGGAATACTCCATGGAATGGATGAAAGAACAAATATTTGCCGACGAGATTCCAACGTGCACGAGATGTCCGGGCGTAGTAAAACCGGATATTGTATTTTTCGGAGAAAATCTGCCAAATAAATTCTACGAATATCCTTCACGGGATTTCAAAGACTGTGATCTACTAATTATAATGGGAACTTCATTGGAGGTTCAACCGTTTGCATCTCTCGTAGAACGTGCCAATAGTAGATGTATTCGATTGTTGATCAATCGTGAGAAAGTAGGCAGTAGGCATGATGTTTTGAGCTCATGGTTGCTGTTCAGTAAGGGGTTACTATACGATGATGGTGAGAATAAACGCGATGTGGCGTGGATTGGAGATTGCGATGATGGAGTTTATGCTTTGGCCGAAGCAATTGGTTGGGGCGATGAACTAAAGGAATTGGTAGCTAAAGAGCATGCACGTATTGATAAGATGTCGAAAGGTCATGAAGAGGTTTCGGATGAGGAGGTAGATCAGCTTGCAGAGCAATTAGGAAAGCTGGggaaaacggaagaggaagtttCTAGAGAGATAGATATACAAAGTGCTAGTTCCGGAGCGAAAAGTCTGAAGAATGCAGATGACAAGTCCAAATAA